A single Spiroplasma floricola 23-6 DNA region contains:
- a CDS encoding IspD/TarI family cytidylyltransferase produces MVSLIIVANGASQRFGENKMLIKIENDFLINKTIKCFEQIKEIKEIILVSNEEIFNRVKNKKTLFVNGGLTRTESVKKGLEKVSQDFVLIHDGARPYVSKKIIDSIISNLKENDCVVPVLKVTNCLKKITNNKVETVNRDNYVQSQTPQGFKTAIIKKALKNNFSDFYDDCQIIENMEYKIKFIEGDEKNKKITFINDL; encoded by the coding sequence ATGGTATCTTTAATAATTGTAGCTAATGGAGCAAGCCAAAGATTTGGTGAAAATAAAATGTTAATAAAAATAGAAAATGATTTTTTAATAAATAAAACAATTAAATGTTTTGAACAAATTAAAGAAATTAAAGAAATTATTTTAGTTTCTAATGAAGAAATTTTTAATAGAGTAAAAAATAAAAAAACTCTTTTTGTAAATGGAGGTTTAACACGAACTGAATCAGTTAAAAAAGGATTGGAAAAAGTAAGTCAAGATTTTGTTTTAATTCATGATGGTGCAAGACCTTATGTTTCAAAAAAAATTATAGACTCTATAATAAGTAATTTAAAAGAAAATGATTGTGTAGTTCCTGTTTTAAAAGTTACAAATTGTTTAAAAAAAATTACTAATAATAAAGTTGAAACAGTTAATCGAGACAACTATGTACAATCACAAACACCTCAGGGATTTAAAACTGCAATTATTAAAAAAGCATTAAAAAATAATTTTTCTGACTTCTATGATGATTGTCAAATTATTGAAAATATGGAATATAAAATTAAATTTATTGAAGGAGATGAAAAAAACAAAAAAATCACCTTTATAAATGATTTATAG
- the dnaB gene encoding replicative DNA helicase translates to MNDNLDLNTVLIDSEKAILAIAMHSPKASFDILTQLNSEDFSLEKHQIIFEAINEVSQNSQNITITKLAEFLEDKKTLEKIGGVSYLSDVSGYFYTDEGFEDYVEIVFKNSIGRQLDRALIHIKQLRDSKSPIDEVFVIAQQKILNIKTDIKKDDATAVKETIVDVIKKIEALEKNGGLVNGVPSGFSDLDQITNGWQKGDFIILAARPSMGKTAFALNLAVNAAERQKGVAFFSLEMPKEQLVQRILSSVSGIDSSSLRNAQGLTTEKWTRITAGGEQIKNMNIVIDDTPGINVLQLQSKLRKMKRDFGVEICFIDYLQLISSMTNRFDSRQNEVAAISRHLKKIARELNMPIVCLSQLSRSVEKREEKTPLMSDLRDSGAIEQDADIIIFLYRDAYYKTKEYSVASDDPTDETDIIISKHRNGATGLVKVNFLRSYGKFIDQSKNS, encoded by the coding sequence ATGAATGATAATTTAGATTTAAATACTGTTTTAATAGATTCAGAAAAAGCAATACTAGCAATTGCTATGCACTCACCAAAAGCAAGTTTTGATATTTTAACTCAACTTAACTCTGAAGATTTTAGTTTAGAAAAACATCAAATAATTTTTGAAGCTATAAATGAGGTTTCTCAAAATAGTCAAAATATTACTATTACAAAACTTGCCGAATTTTTAGAAGATAAAAAAACTCTAGAAAAAATTGGAGGAGTTTCTTATTTATCTGATGTTTCAGGTTATTTCTATACAGATGAAGGATTTGAAGATTATGTTGAAATAGTTTTTAAAAACTCAATAGGAAGACAATTAGATAGAGCTTTAATACACATTAAGCAATTAAGAGATAGTAAATCTCCAATTGATGAGGTTTTTGTAATTGCTCAACAAAAAATTTTAAATATTAAAACTGATATCAAAAAAGATGATGCAACTGCTGTAAAAGAAACTATTGTTGATGTTATTAAAAAAATTGAAGCATTAGAAAAAAATGGTGGACTTGTTAATGGGGTACCATCAGGATTTTCAGATTTGGATCAAATTACAAATGGTTGACAAAAAGGGGATTTTATAATTTTAGCTGCACGTCCTTCAATGGGGAAAACTGCATTTGCACTTAATTTAGCAGTTAATGCTGCTGAAAGACAAAAAGGGGTTGCTTTTTTCTCATTAGAAATGCCAAAAGAGCAATTAGTTCAACGTATTTTAAGTTCTGTTTCAGGAATAGATTCAAGTTCACTTAGAAATGCGCAAGGATTAACAACAGAAAAATGAACTAGAATTACAGCAGGTGGAGAACAAATCAAAAATATGAATATTGTTATTGATGACACTCCAGGAATTAATGTTTTACAATTACAGTCAAAATTAAGAAAAATGAAAAGAGACTTTGGCGTAGAAATTTGTTTTATTGATTACTTGCAATTAATATCATCAATGACAAACAGATTTGATAGTAGACAAAATGAAGTGGCAGCTATTTCTAGACATTTAAAAAAAATTGCACGTGAATTAAATATGCCAATAGTTTGTCTTTCACAACTATCACGTAGTGTTGAAAAAAGAGAAGAAAAAACACCATTAATGTCTGACTTAAGAGATTCAGGAGCAATTGAGCAAGATGCAGATATTATTATTTTCTTATATAGAGATGCGTATTACAAAACAAAAGAATATAGTGTAGCAAGTGATGATCCCACTGATGAAACAGATATTATTATTTCAAAGCATCGTAATGGAGCAACAGGACTTGTAAAAGTTAATTTCCTTAGAAGTTATGGTAAATTTATAGATCAGTCAAAAAATTCTTAG
- a CDS encoding uracil-DNA glycosylase encodes MEQLPKEWIELFLQDNIYNEIEVVLKKIENFENIYPLKEDIFKVFKLIKPKDIKVIIIGQDPYHGPNQANGIAFSVSNNVKTPPSLKNIFKELKSDLNIDHFKNNDLSNWVSQGVFLINSCLTVEKGNPNSHKDLGWDKIILKILNKINEINKDIIYCLWGNYAKKLYNSLVYKDERKIIYSPHPSPFSFKKGFEDSKPFSKINLMLKNINKKIINWEN; translated from the coding sequence ATAGAACAATTACCAAAAGAATGGATAGAATTATTTTTACAAGATAATATTTATAATGAAATTGAAGTAGTTCTTAAAAAAATTGAAAATTTCGAGAATATATACCCTTTAAAAGAAGATATTTTCAAAGTATTTAAATTAATTAAACCAAAAGATATTAAAGTAATAATAATTGGTCAAGATCCATATCATGGTCCAAATCAAGCTAATGGTATTGCATTTAGTGTTTCAAATAATGTTAAAACACCTCCAAGTTTAAAAAATATATTTAAAGAGCTTAAAAGTGATTTAAATATTGATCATTTTAAAAACAATGATTTATCGAATTGAGTAAGTCAAGGAGTATTTTTAATTAATTCGTGTTTAACAGTAGAAAAAGGAAATCCAAACTCACACAAAGATCTAGGTTGAGATAAAATAATTCTAAAAATATTGAATAAAATAAATGAAATTAATAAGGATATTATTTATTGTTTGTGGGGAAATTATGCAAAAAAACTATATAATAGTCTTGTATATAAAGATGAAAGAAAAATTATTTATTCTCCACATCCATCACCATTTAGTTTTAAAAAAGGTTTTGAAGACAGTAAACCATTTTCAAAAATAAACTTAATGCTAAAAAATATTAATAAAAAAATAATTAACTGAGAAAATTAA
- the rplI gene encoding 50S ribosomal protein L9, translating into MKVILLADVKNYGKKDEVVNVSDGYGANYLIPKGLAILATKDDLSHLNVRKRKEEELTNERKEEINSLKEKIESITLNFKIKTMNNKPFGSVSLSQITDRLKKEFSVDIDKRKFEKHENINKLGLFYLKIKLEFKIIATLKVFVEGTE; encoded by the coding sequence ATGAAAGTAATTCTATTAGCTGATGTAAAAAATTATGGTAAAAAAGATGAAGTAGTAAATGTATCTGATGGATATGGAGCAAATTATTTAATTCCAAAGGGTTTAGCAATTCTTGCAACAAAAGATGATCTAAGTCATTTAAATGTTAGAAAAAGAAAAGAAGAAGAATTAACTAATGAAAGAAAAGAAGAAATAAATTCTTTAAAAGAAAAAATTGAATCAATAACTTTAAATTTTAAAATAAAAACAATGAATAATAAACCATTTGGATCAGTTTCTCTTTCACAAATTACAGATAGATTAAAAAAGGAATTTTCAGTTGATATAGATAAAAGAAAATTTGAAAAGCATGAAAATATTAATAAATTGGGTTTATTTTATTTAAAAATTAAACTTGAGTTTAAAATAATAGCAACTTTAAAAGTATTCGTAGAAGGTACAGAATAA
- a CDS encoding DUF1904 family protein, with amino-acid sequence MPIFTFKGVSQNEVNKYFEKIEELASIIDTDIKKIVFWHDPSILIANGYEKNAIEISIKWIARPSKQEAVAKHIQSFFANISKNIYVTFRELNSFLYLNGECVG; translated from the coding sequence ATGCCAATTTTTACTTTCAAAGGTGTAAGCCAAAATGAAGTTAATAAATATTTTGAAAAAATAGAAGAGCTAGCATCAATTATTGATACTGATATTAAAAAAATTGTATTTTGACATGATCCAAGCATATTGATTGCAAATGGTTATGAAAAAAATGCAATTGAAATAAGCATAAAGTGAATAGCAAGACCATCAAAACAAGAAGCAGTTGCTAAACATATTCAAAGTTTCTTTGCAAATATATCTAAAAATATCTATGTAACATTTCGTGAACTTAATAGTTTTTTATATTTAAATGGAGAATGTGTAGGTTAA
- the cysS gene encoding cysteine--tRNA ligase, translated as MKLYDSLTSDFKEIDLSKVRIYTCGPTVYDYIHIGNARPLILTDIIVRYLESMEIKYKYLLNITDIDDKIINKALEKKISEDEYAKKFTKAFLEDIDSLNIKRPSSVIPISTKINEILSFIYDLVDKDYAYEISGNVYFDISKWENEYGALSNQNIKNLNIGERIEKDENKKNPQDFILWKKTKVGKKWLSKWGLGRPGWHTECALLIDDFFKTSIDIHIGGIDLKFPHHENERIQYMAKNSREISDVWLHNGHLSLENIKMSKSLKNTILVRDYVKEYGSNSLRFIFLNSNYKQPLNITKELIKHSREWLLKIESMLKTVNWSTKVGEIILTNNTPIDDDFNSYKYITKFREILKDDLNTPLAISLIDEMSKSINKQIKTRMLDRTYSKLIDILKILGFSFNIKNLSDKDIEKIKKWREMIHKKNFQKADRLRNELKQENII; from the coding sequence ATGAAACTATATGATTCATTAACAAGTGATTTTAAGGAAATAGATTTATCCAAAGTTCGTATTTATACTTGTGGACCAACAGTTTATGATTATATTCACATTGGTAATGCAAGACCTTTAATTTTAACTGATATTATAGTTAGATATTTAGAAAGTATGGAAATAAAATATAAATACCTTTTAAATATCACAGATATTGATGACAAAATTATTAATAAAGCTTTAGAAAAAAAAATTAGTGAAGATGAATATGCTAAAAAATTTACAAAAGCATTTTTAGAGGATATAGATTCTTTAAATATAAAAAGACCATCATCAGTTATTCCTATATCTACAAAAATAAATGAAATTTTATCTTTTATTTATGATTTAGTAGATAAGGATTATGCATATGAGATCTCAGGAAATGTTTATTTTGATATAAGCAAATGAGAAAATGAATATGGTGCTCTTTCCAATCAAAATATTAAAAATTTAAATATTGGAGAAAGAATAGAAAAAGATGAAAATAAAAAAAATCCTCAGGATTTTATTTTGTGAAAAAAAACTAAAGTAGGTAAAAAGTGATTATCTAAATGAGGTTTGGGAAGACCTGGATGACATACTGAGTGTGCACTTTTGATTGATGATTTCTTTAAAACATCAATTGATATTCATATTGGTGGAATTGATTTAAAATTTCCACATCATGAAAATGAAAGAATTCAGTATATGGCTAAGAACTCAAGAGAGATTTCAGACGTTTGATTGCACAATGGTCATTTATCATTGGAAAATATTAAAATGTCAAAATCTCTTAAAAATACTATTTTAGTTAGAGATTATGTAAAGGAATATGGAAGTAACTCGTTGAGATTCATATTTTTAAACTCTAATTATAAGCAACCTTTAAATATTACTAAAGAATTAATTAAACATTCAAGAGAGTGATTATTGAAAATAGAATCTATGCTTAAAACAGTTAATTGATCAACAAAAGTTGGAGAGATAATTTTAACAAATAATACTCCAATAGATGATGATTTTAATTCGTATAAATATATCACGAAGTTTAGAGAAATTCTCAAAGATGACTTAAATACTCCTTTAGCAATCTCTTTAATTGATGAAATGAGTAAAAGTATTAACAAACAGATTAAAACTAGAATGTTAGATCGTACTTATTCAAAATTAATAGACATACTAAAAATTCTTGGTTTTTCTTTTAATATTAAAAATTTATCAGATAAAGATATTGAAAAAATCAAAAAATGAAGAGAAATGATACACAAAAAGAATTTTCAAAAAGCTGATAGATTAAGAAATGAACTTAAGCAGGAGAATATTATTTAA
- the dusB gene encoding tRNA dihydrouridine synthase DusB — MKIKNIDIKGQVFLGPMAGTTNAAFRIICKEKGASLVYAEMVSTEGLVHNNQKTKTMIEVSELEHPITLQIFGFDVNSFVEGAKIVEEFSECDVIDINMGCPAPKVALRSQAGANLLKYPERVGEVIKAVVKNTSKPVTVKMRIGWDEDNKNVVELAKIAEANGASAIAVHGRTRNQFYNGKADWSWIKKVKQAVKIPVIGNGDVTDGPSAKAMIEETGCDGIMIARAAQGNPWVFREIQHYLDTGEFLEKPTYKEWKETVLRHANLLIEMRGEEFAIREMRKQLLWYLGTLGSDLLIKEMKQKATAIESLEDINNIFAIYENKNLGE; from the coding sequence ATGAAAATTAAAAATATTGATATTAAAGGTCAAGTCTTTTTAGGTCCTATGGCAGGAACTACTAATGCTGCCTTTAGAATTATTTGCAAAGAAAAGGGAGCATCTTTAGTTTATGCTGAAATGGTTAGTACAGAAGGTTTAGTTCATAATAATCAAAAAACTAAAACTATGATAGAAGTATCTGAATTAGAACATCCTATTACTCTACAAATTTTTGGTTTTGATGTTAACTCATTTGTTGAAGGTGCAAAAATAGTTGAAGAATTTTCAGAATGTGATGTTATTGATATAAATATGGGCTGTCCTGCACCAAAAGTAGCTCTAAGAAGTCAAGCTGGAGCAAATTTATTGAAATATCCAGAAAGAGTTGGAGAAGTAATAAAAGCTGTTGTGAAGAATACATCAAAACCAGTTACTGTTAAAATGAGAATTGGTTGAGATGAAGATAATAAAAATGTTGTTGAACTTGCAAAAATAGCAGAAGCAAATGGAGCAAGTGCAATTGCAGTTCATGGTAGAACTAGAAATCAATTTTATAATGGTAAAGCAGATTGAAGCTGAATTAAAAAAGTAAAGCAAGCAGTTAAAATCCCAGTTATTGGCAATGGTGATGTAACTGATGGACCATCAGCAAAAGCAATGATTGAAGAAACTGGATGTGATGGAATAATGATAGCAAGAGCTGCACAAGGTAATCCATGAGTCTTTAGAGAAATTCAACATTATTTGGATACTGGAGAATTTTTAGAAAAACCAACATATAAAGAGTGAAAAGAAACTGTTCTAAGACATGCAAATCTTTTAATTGAGATGCGTGGAGAAGAGTTTGCAATTAGAGAAATGAGAAAGCAACTTCTTTGATACTTAGGAACATTAGGTAGTGATTTGTTAATAAAAGAAATGAAACAAAAAGCTACTGCTATTGAGTCTTTAGAAGATATTAATAATATATTTGCAATTTATGAAAATAAGAATTTAGGAGAATAA
- a CDS encoding single-stranded DNA-binding protein — MNSVNLIGRITKDPELRSSSNSKSFVAFTLAVNEFSGGNQFTQFIPCFAWEKTAENLAKFVKKGAQISVEGAINVRQENNNGQFSQIVTVRANRIEFLGGTGNNQTMTNNSFDSTQPKQSTQGPSNNFDFDLIDDAKPNDDDSILWED, encoded by the coding sequence ATGAATTCAGTAAACCTAATTGGAAGAATAACAAAAGATCCAGAATTAAGAAGTTCATCAAATAGTAAATCATTTGTTGCATTTACATTAGCTGTAAATGAATTTTCTGGAGGGAATCAATTTACACAATTTATTCCTTGTTTTGCTTGAGAAAAAACTGCAGAAAATCTTGCAAAATTTGTTAAAAAAGGTGCTCAAATTTCTGTAGAGGGAGCAATTAATGTTAGACAAGAAAATAATAATGGACAATTTTCACAAATTGTTACAGTTAGAGCTAACAGAATTGAATTTTTGGGTGGTACTGGAAATAATCAAACAATGACAAACAATTCATTTGATTCAACTCAACCAAAACAATCAACTCAGGGGCCATCAAATAACTTTGATTTTGATTTAATAGATGATGCAAAACCAAATGATGATGATTCAATTTTATGAGAAGACTAA
- the rpsR gene encoding 30S ribosomal protein S18 has translation MKKFVRRKKVNFFAKNKIDYIDYKDVDLLKKFISANGQILPKRITGTSPKHQRMLAVAIKRARSMGLLPFVIQ, from the coding sequence ATGAAAAAATTTGTAAGAAGAAAAAAAGTTAATTTTTTTGCTAAAAATAAAATAGATTATATTGATTATAAAGATGTAGATTTATTGAAAAAATTTATTTCAGCTAATGGACAAATCTTGCCAAAAAGAATTACTGGTACATCTCCAAAACATCAAAGAATGTTAGCTGTAGCAATTAAAAGAGCAAGAAGCATGGGATTATTACCTTTTGTAATTCAATAA
- the rpsF gene encoding 30S ribosomal protein S6, which produces MIRKYEVMYIIDQDTTDVKAVQKKLHDVLIANGGKILESEDWGLKDFAYLIKKKRKGYYSVVIVETDSANINEFERISRIDKNVVRYQVINTENEKKYIQSTKLSKTDMSKFKEEKKPSRGFDKRMPRREDNNSEETKSTTFKKPAAKKVEEKEA; this is translated from the coding sequence ATGATTAGAAAATACGAAGTAATGTACATTATCGATCAAGATACAACAGATGTAAAAGCTGTTCAAAAAAAATTACATGATGTTCTTATTGCTAATGGTGGAAAAATATTAGAATCAGAAGACTGAGGACTAAAAGATTTCGCTTATTTAATTAAGAAAAAAAGAAAAGGTTATTACTCAGTGGTAATTGTTGAAACTGATTCAGCAAATATTAATGAATTTGAACGTATATCAAGAATTGATAAAAATGTTGTTAGGTATCAAGTAATTAACACAGAAAATGAAAAAAAATACATTCAATCAACAAAATTATCTAAAACAGATATGTCAAAATTTAAAGAAGAGAAAAAACCTTCAAGAGGATTCGATAAAAGAATGCCAAGAAGAGAAGATAATAATTCAGAAGAAACAAAATCAACTACTTTTAAAAAGCCAGCAGCTAAAAAAGTTGAAGAAAAAGAAGCTTAA
- the lysS gene encoding lysine--tRNA ligase, with protein sequence MSTNFERNFSEQENIRRNKLKKLIENNRDPFIENQFNRTHSLIELNEKFSTFSKEELQKQDNKVLIAGRIRLFREAGKKALFLNIQDQNSSIQVYARQDELGETEFEYFRDLDLGDIIGIEGIMMKTDHGELTVRVKNAKLLTKALKPLPDKHSGMTDIEEKYRRRYVDLIVNPESKQVFIDRTKIIRTMQNILDSKGYMEVETPILQSVRGGASAKPFVTHYNALGNDFFLRIATELHLKRCIVGGFDGVYEIGRIFRNEGISTRHNPEFTSVELYVAYKNMDFLMQLCEELFRQCSIAVRNTTKINYAGHDLDLAKPFKRWHMVDAIKEICGIDFWKEMSYEEACKIAKEHKIKVEKHHFSVGHIINLFFEEFVEEKIIEPTFIWGHPREISPLSKLNEKDSRFTDRFELFIINREYANAFAELNNPIDQYERFVDQIKEANAGNDEANDMDIDFIEALEYGMPPTAGIGIGIDRMVMLLTNSESIKDVLLFPQMKPRAN encoded by the coding sequence ATGAGTACTAATTTTGAACGAAATTTTTCAGAACAAGAAAACATTAGAAGAAATAAATTAAAAAAGCTAATTGAAAATAATAGAGATCCTTTTATTGAAAATCAATTTAATAGAACTCATTCATTAATAGAATTAAATGAAAAATTTAGTACTTTTTCAAAAGAAGAGTTACAAAAACAAGATAATAAAGTTTTAATAGCTGGAAGAATTAGATTATTTAGAGAAGCTGGTAAAAAAGCTCTTTTTCTAAATATTCAAGATCAAAATTCTTCAATTCAAGTTTATGCAAGACAAGATGAATTAGGAGAAACAGAGTTTGAATACTTTAGAGATTTAGATCTTGGAGATATTATAGGTATTGAAGGAATCATGATGAAAACAGATCATGGTGAACTAACAGTAAGAGTTAAAAATGCAAAACTACTTACTAAAGCTTTGAAACCACTACCAGATAAACATTCGGGAATGACAGACATAGAAGAAAAGTATAGAAGAAGGTATGTTGATTTAATAGTTAACCCTGAATCAAAACAAGTTTTTATTGATAGAACAAAAATTATAAGAACTATGCAAAATATTTTGGATTCTAAAGGATATATGGAAGTTGAAACTCCAATTTTACAATCTGTTAGAGGAGGAGCAAGTGCTAAACCTTTTGTAACACACTATAATGCATTGGGCAATGATTTCTTTTTGAGAATTGCAACAGAATTACACTTAAAAAGATGTATAGTAGGTGGTTTTGATGGAGTTTATGAAATTGGTAGAATTTTTAGAAATGAAGGAATTAGTACAAGACATAATCCTGAATTCACTTCAGTAGAACTATATGTTGCTTACAAGAATATGGATTTTTTAATGCAATTGTGTGAAGAATTATTCAGACAATGTTCTATTGCAGTAAGAAATACAACAAAAATTAATTATGCAGGTCATGATTTGGATTTAGCAAAACCTTTTAAAAGATGACACATGGTAGATGCAATTAAAGAAATTTGTGGAATAGATTTTTGAAAAGAAATGTCTTATGAAGAGGCATGTAAAATTGCAAAAGAACATAAAATAAAAGTTGAAAAACATCATTTTTCTGTTGGTCATATAATTAATTTATTTTTCGAAGAATTTGTGGAAGAAAAAATTATAGAACCAACATTTATTTGAGGACATCCAAGAGAAATATCACCACTTTCAAAATTAAATGAAAAAGATTCAAGATTCACAGATAGATTTGAATTATTCATTATAAACAGAGAATATGCAAATGCTTTTGCTGAATTAAATAATCCAATTGATCAGTATGAAAGATTTGTAGATCAAATTAAAGAAGCAAATGCAGGAAATGATGAAGCAAATGATATGGATATAGACTTTATTGAAGCTTTAGAATATGGTATGCCTCCAACTGCAGGTATTGGAATTGGTATTGATAGAATGGTTATGCTATTAACAAACTCAGAATCAATTAAAGATGTTTTATTATTTCCTCAAATGAAACCGAGAGCTAATTAA